A stretch of the Pedobacter sp. MC2016-14 genome encodes the following:
- a CDS encoding CAP domain-containing protein, which translates to MKLIYLFLFSLFSLFFLNPANAQSKWTEEELNRANTAKNAGYLSTEEKNIIFYMNLVRMDGDRFFKTYFQDFVQSHNLKMQAFRNYEDLKVDRQDKYYRGLEIDLKLIKGLPMFYPDELLTYGADQHGIEMNRYNLAGHGSKDGRNAQDRIGKYYPNRSLAENLAFGFAKGLDNVCLLLLDKGVADLGHRKNILNNTLGLNIVGVSIQRHPTYRYSATIDFAGIPNLKI; encoded by the coding sequence ATGAAGCTCATTTATCTCTTTCTCTTCTCCCTGTTTTCTTTGTTTTTTTTAAATCCTGCCAATGCACAAAGTAAATGGACAGAGGAAGAGTTAAATAGGGCTAATACAGCCAAAAATGCTGGTTACCTGAGCACTGAAGAAAAGAACATTATCTTCTATATGAACCTCGTGCGAATGGATGGGGACCGTTTTTTTAAAACTTATTTTCAGGATTTTGTACAAAGTCATAACCTTAAAATGCAGGCTTTTCGCAACTATGAGGATCTAAAAGTAGATCGGCAGGATAAATATTATCGGGGATTGGAAATAGACCTTAAACTCATTAAGGGTTTACCAATGTTTTATCCGGATGAACTGTTGACTTATGGTGCAGACCAACATGGTATAGAAATGAACCGATATAACCTGGCCGGGCACGGTTCTAAAGATGGGCGTAATGCACAGGATAGAATTGGTAAATATTACCCCAACAGGTCTCTTGCAGAAAACCTAGCTTTTGGATTTGCAAAGGGATTAGATAACGTATGCCTGTTGTTATTGGATAAAGGAGTTGCCGATCTGGGCCACAGAAAAAATATCCTTAACAATACCCTCGGACTCAATATTGTGGGGGTAAGTATCCAGCGGCATCCTACATACAGGTATTCTGCAACCATAGATTTTGCTGGTATCCCGAATTTAAAAATTTAA
- a CDS encoding SDR family oxidoreductase, with amino-acid sequence MNIILTGASSGIGFEAALEFTLSTSNTVVCIARSADKLRKLLEIARGITPDCKLLPVEFDIVKDDYAALVPFLKERLGTVDILINNAGALINKPFMETTAEDLADMFESNVLGHFNMIKNVLPLMPSGSHILNIGSMGGFQGSVKFAGLAAYSSSKAALHTLTECLALELAETGVKVNCLALGSAQTEMLEKAFPGYQSPVMAFEMGKYVADFARTGHQFFNGKVLPVAMSTP; translated from the coding sequence ATGAACATTATACTTACAGGAGCCAGCAGTGGGATAGGCTTTGAAGCCGCATTGGAATTTACATTGAGTACCTCAAATACAGTTGTTTGCATTGCCAGGTCGGCAGACAAACTGAGAAAGCTACTGGAGATTGCCCGCGGAATTACACCTGATTGCAAGCTGTTGCCGGTGGAGTTTGATATTGTAAAAGATGATTACGCGGCATTAGTTCCTTTTTTAAAGGAGCGATTGGGAACGGTAGATATTTTAATTAACAATGCGGGTGCCCTGATAAATAAACCTTTTATGGAGACTACTGCTGAGGACCTTGCCGATATGTTTGAAAGCAACGTTTTGGGTCATTTTAACATGATTAAAAATGTACTTCCGCTGATGCCCAGTGGGAGCCACATTTTAAATATTGGGAGTATGGGTGGTTTTCAGGGAAGTGTTAAATTTGCCGGACTTGCAGCATATTCTTCCAGTAAAGCCGCTTTACATACGCTAACGGAATGCCTTGCACTAGAACTTGCAGAAACAGGGGTAAAGGTAAATTGCCTCGCTTTGGGATCTGCACAGACTGAAATGCTGGAAAAGGCTTTTCCTGGTTACCAATCGCCAGTTATGGCTTTTGAAATGGGTAAGTATGTTGCTGATTTTGCCCGCACGGGGCATCAGTTTTTTAATGGCAAGGTGTTGCCTGTGGCAATGAGTACACCGTAA
- a CDS encoding GtrA family protein — MRKVLLKFIDFFYPPFSGLLSLHTFRYIVSGGTNAASGIVLYFLIYNYVLHQKDVYIPFKPGMITAHVATLIIETPLTFLIGFMLNKYVVFTQSELKGRIQMFRYALVVGANLMLNYGMIKIMVESFDFYPTISKIITTVVLAVASYFIQTHFSFKVKK; from the coding sequence ATGCGTAAGGTACTTTTAAAGTTTATAGATTTCTTTTATCCACCATTTTCAGGCCTTTTAAGCTTACATACGTTTAGGTATATCGTTTCTGGGGGTACTAATGCGGCAAGTGGCATTGTATTGTACTTTTTAATCTACAACTATGTACTGCATCAGAAGGATGTATATATTCCCTTCAAGCCGGGAATGATTACTGCCCATGTGGCTACATTAATTATAGAAACTCCGCTAACCTTTCTAATTGGTTTTATGCTTAATAAATATGTGGTTTTTACCCAATCGGAATTGAAGGGCAGGATCCAGATGTTTAGGTACGCACTGGTTGTGGGGGCCAATCTAATGCTCAATTATGGGATGATAAAAATCATGGTAGAAAGCTTTGATTTTTACCCAACCATCTCCAAAATCATTACTACAGTTGTGCTGGCTGTAGCCAGTTACTTTATTCAAACCCACTTCTCTTTTAAAGTGAAAAAATAA
- a CDS encoding aromatic amino acid hydroxylase — protein sequence MNDFNNPQVARLPKHLRQFIVAQHYEKYTPVDQAVWRYVMRQNYSYLKEVAFYPYIKGLQRAGLSIEYIPDLQTMNDNLGKLGWGAVTVDGFIPPAAFMEYQAYKVLVIAADIRQINHIEYTPAPDIIHESAGHAPIIADSDYNNYLSYFGSIGAKAMFSAKDFELYEAIRHLSILKEAAGTTIEEIEAAEQSLKLIADNMGEPSEMALLSRLHWWTVEYGLIGTLENPKIYGAGLLSSIGESSSCMKADVEKLWYNKYTINYAYDITKTQPQLFVTETFQNLIDVLDEFADTMAFRRGGAESVQKAIDCKNTATAVYSSGLQVTGIFTDLYVDAEGKVTFIKTSGPSALAVDNKELPGHDKHYHKDGFSSPVGKIIGSDVAVEDLDFEDLKGLGIQKAQRADFSFESGIQINGVVKEILNNGNKLILIVFEDCTVKTVDGKVLFAPEWGTYDMAIGAEIVAVFNGAADKDAYEELTQISEKQTQKLVYDEQTQNLHKLYKEIRRIREEGTGFEQLPTLFAALKMEHPSDWLATLEILEILYHKQYNAELEKEVRLYLETKAEQEEEHKKLINDGLFVIEHPVTQLINIA from the coding sequence ATGAATGACTTTAACAACCCCCAGGTTGCCAGATTGCCTAAGCATTTAAGGCAGTTTATTGTTGCGCAACACTATGAAAAGTACACGCCTGTAGATCAGGCGGTATGGCGTTATGTAATGAGACAGAATTACAGTTATTTAAAAGAGGTGGCATTTTACCCTTATATAAAAGGTTTGCAGCGTGCAGGATTAAGTATTGAATACATTCCTGATTTGCAAACAATGAATGATAATTTGGGTAAATTGGGCTGGGGAGCTGTTACGGTAGATGGTTTTATTCCACCTGCGGCGTTTATGGAATACCAGGCTTATAAAGTGCTGGTAATTGCTGCTGATATCCGACAGATTAATCATATTGAATATACACCAGCTCCTGATATTATTCATGAGTCTGCCGGACATGCGCCAATTATAGCAGATTCGGATTATAATAATTACCTGAGTTATTTTGGATCTATTGGTGCTAAAGCGATGTTCTCTGCTAAAGATTTTGAGCTGTATGAGGCCATTCGTCACCTTTCTATTTTAAAGGAAGCTGCCGGAACCACCATAGAAGAGATTGAAGCGGCTGAGCAAAGCTTAAAATTGATTGCTGATAACATGGGTGAGCCTTCTGAGATGGCTTTGCTGAGTAGACTCCATTGGTGGACCGTTGAGTATGGTTTAATTGGTACACTGGAAAATCCCAAAATATATGGTGCTGGTTTACTTTCCTCCATTGGCGAAAGCAGCAGCTGTATGAAAGCTGATGTTGAAAAACTTTGGTACAATAAATACACCATCAATTATGCTTACGATATTACTAAAACGCAGCCTCAACTGTTTGTGACAGAAACTTTCCAGAATTTAATTGATGTGCTGGATGAATTTGCAGACACGATGGCCTTTAGACGTGGTGGTGCCGAGAGTGTACAAAAAGCAATTGACTGTAAGAATACAGCAACTGCAGTATACAGTTCTGGCCTGCAGGTTACGGGGATATTTACCGACTTGTATGTAGATGCGGAGGGGAAGGTTACGTTCATTAAAACCTCTGGACCATCTGCTTTGGCTGTTGATAATAAGGAACTGCCGGGTCATGATAAGCACTACCATAAGGATGGTTTTTCTTCTCCTGTGGGTAAAATTATAGGATCAGACGTTGCGGTAGAAGACCTGGATTTTGAAGATTTAAAAGGCCTGGGCATTCAAAAAGCTCAACGCGCAGATTTTAGTTTTGAATCTGGCATTCAAATTAATGGTGTGGTTAAAGAAATCCTAAACAATGGAAATAAACTCATCTTAATTGTTTTTGAGGATTGTACTGTAAAAACTGTAGATGGAAAGGTATTATTTGCGCCAGAATGGGGAACTTATGATATGGCTATTGGCGCAGAAATTGTTGCTGTTTTTAATGGTGCGGCAGATAAGGATGCTTATGAAGAGTTGACACAGATTAGTGAAAAACAAACTCAAAAACTGGTTTACGATGAGCAAACGCAAAACCTGCACAAGCTGTATAAAGAAATAAGGCGGATTAGAGAAGAAGGAACAGGATTTGAACAGTTGCCTACGTTATTTGCAGCTTTAAAAATGGAACATCCCAGCGATTGGCTTGCCACGTTGGAAATTCTTGAAATTCTATACCACAAACAGTACAACGCAGAATTGGAAAAAGAAGTACGTTTGTATCTGGAAACAAAAGCTGAGCAAGAGGAGGAACACAAAAAATTGATCAACGATGGATTGTTTGTGATTGAACATCCTGTTACGCAGCTTATAAATATAGCATAA